The following are encoded in a window of Oncorhynchus keta strain PuntledgeMale-10-30-2019 chromosome 10, Oket_V2, whole genome shotgun sequence genomic DNA:
- the LOC118388783 gene encoding uncharacterized protein LOC118388783 isoform X2, with protein sequence MSDKKSRKVKMGSSRRRPRNQDENETKNDESEMSSAQRKGVGAVSLTIQTDLYSSKGLYSTTPQFMEDVNPSLNDLAESQLSQPGNPYLLQSPDTAGKRKKMGSTRRNKGNREETDFGEKHHDETGDTGTSLELQASVVEFESHSNTEGLLGPNKIEMDTESRNQREFLLFASNTPLESDDKCKKEVGEDTEPSSEAVASYRSELLQDTPGTDSLPHLSLDLALQAVQGFAAEPIAEDWKKPEEGRQESEHAEAESSTLNISRHSSDQYLESDASTITEDFESFSNTIVLQSGKGEEKLQPDLNESKVQDINSIGPGNQEALHQRDEAEDFVDLIVEENIVLAYRPHFRQLDNVESYQPERSEDITSFLKSTPSDSSFGHDERAHTGSSFPGRRRKMGSTRRVEENGESKIRKYRYLYGEGEEAIVGKEQVCGIEETECEMSMEPKGSASGDEKEGEQMGKGNFQTEEDTENIEVIGEQLERDMGTVEGFCVKTLAKPLMLLEPEHRADDEKGEDVLIEPTPFDHVIYSFGIDDQLYNKDNRATVFIETGHIETESNSEASMAHIVDPLFQSNTEGLQSGDPFLSEEEVGDYTLLGNDSESIQGNEEDANTDSNTTSGLDTSVILLSEGEVGDHVLLVNEVGVGSKITYDGATLTTEPRQTDETLSTDPNISASQLVQASYSDESTNSFLKPPLLQSVQDQGGDAANADSNQSSSPSRRRKMGSTRRHPAQREGDTEEKQEEIKKTEVIEDKGEDMEFEMLMESKDGAGKEKNEGEKRDENVLTDLSFSVSTLNQKGRMDGNEIESRRQSIVNDESMATQLILQSESELTDSSRTLHNPDFPTVESYLTNDTQNSNPNVSGLQHEETSLEVTLCESREDTDSPPDPASLQSFLGPKETAGAPRRKRKMGSTRRAPRGRQGEERPEGKEDEKEKDTEVLEDVGAVMIAVEIESSIEKNELEELLEKVPVGQVTETIVGESALEKSEFVELKVREAEEIEVNIAAESESNQTSCGLAAQESGDMVCIDSHRLTQTAYMERLSTPSPGLPSKLSLSLSSQSQKDVNQSKATGKRRKMGSTRRTPGGLHSEEEKQETGEKVTGAEIREEAIGDPDINVISERFQEEHRVKAVSLEDQQERKSTEKETIFIEVVPSSSALSGGGFEQVAAAPQPGHGNKRVQEKAERVEKSPVTREKKKQPSGTLGSNGSRSNPYNVVMVGNSSVGKTSFMKRFQCGEFCMDHYATIGIDTCIQPVTVDGSPVTLQLWDTAGQERYHSITRQVFHRAQGLVLMYDITSSQSFCDIRYWVNCVQEGAPDDVIVILLGNKADCADLEREVQTREGENLATGYGMLFMECSAATGDNVTLSMETLARTLKQLGEETRQEEESLVLQKEPPKKKSGCC encoded by the exons ATGTCTGACAAGAAATCAAGAAAAGTGAAAATGGGGTCGTCACGAAGACGCCCTCGGAATCAAGATGAAAATGAGACTAAGAACGATGAGTCGGAAATGTCGTCAGCGCAAAGGAAAGGAGTTGGGGCTGTTTCGTTAACCATACAAACAGACCTTTACTCATCGAAGGGCTTATATTCAACAACGCCACAATTCATGGAAGATGTTAATCCATCACTAAATGACCTCGCAGAGTCACAGCTGTCTCAACCTGGAAACCCATATCTTCTACAATCACCTGACACTGCAGGGAAGAGGAAGAAAATGGGGTCTACTCGTAGGAATAAAGGCAACCGAGAAGAGACAGACTTTGGGGAGAAGCACCATGACGAAACTGGAGACACCGGAACGTCCTTAGAACTTCAGGCATCCGTTGTGGAATTTGAGTCCCACAGTAACACTGAAGGGCTCCTGGGACCAAACAAAATTGAAATGGACACTGAGAGCAGAAATCAACGTGAGTTTCTTTTGTTTGCTTCTAACACACCCCTCGAATCAGATGACAAATGTAAAAAGGAAGTTGGTGAGGATACTGAACCTAGTAGTGAAGCTGTGGCTAGTTATAGGAGTGAATTGCTTCAAGATACTCCTGGAACTGACTCACTCCCCCATCTGTCTCTTGACCTTGCGTTGCAAGCTGTTCAGGGATTTGCTGCTGAACCCATAGCAGAGGACTGGAAGAAACCGGAAGAGGGGAGGCAGGAAAGTGAGCATGCTGAGGCGGAGTCATCCACATTAAACATCTCTAGGCATTCATCAGATCAATACCTTGAGTCAGACGCTTCAACCATTACAGAAGATTTTGAGTCATTCAGTAACACAATAGTCCTCCAAAGTGGAAAAGGAGAAGAGAAACTTCAACCTGATCTAAATGAGTCCAAAGTCCAAGATATTAACTCTATTGGACCAGGCAATCAGGAAGCATTGCACCAAAGAGATGAAGCAGAGGACTTTGTTGATCTGATAGTTGAAGAAAATATAGTACTGGCATATAGACCTCATTTTAGACAACTAGACAATGTAGAAAGCTATCAACCTGAGCGAAGTGAGGATATTACCTCCTTTTTAAAATCAACCCCCTCGGATAGCTCTTTCGGTCACGACGAACGTGCTCACACAGGATCCAGCTTTCCAGGGAGAAGAAGAAAGATGGGTTCCACTCGCAGGGTGGAAGAAAATGGAGAGAGTAAAATACGTAAATATCGGTATCTTTATGGTGAGGGTGAAGAGGCCATCGTGGGAAAAGAACAAGTGTGTGGCATCGAAGAGACTGAGTGTGAAATGTCTATGGAGCCTAAAGGCAGCGCCAGTGGAGACGAGAAGGAAGGCGAGCAGATGGGAAAGGGGAATTTCCAAACAGAGGAAGACACAGAAAACATAGAAGTGATAGGAGAGCAGTTAGAGCGGGACATGGGAACAGTGGAAGGATTCTGTGTTAAAACATTGGCAAAGCCTCTGATGTTATTGGAACCGGAGCATAGAGCAGATGATGAGAAAGGAGAGGATGTTCTGATTGAACCAACCCCTTTTGACCATGTCATCTATTCATTTGGTATTGATGATCAATTGTATAACAAAGACAACAGAGCCACTGTATTTATAGAAACTGGCCATATAGAAACTGAGAGCAACAGTGAAGCAAGCATGGCTCACATAGTTGACCCATTGTTCCAGTCCAACACTGAAGGCCTCCAATCAGGAGACCCTTTTCTCAGCGAGGAGGAAGTTGGCGACTATACGTTGCTTGGGAATGATTCTGAA AGTATTCAAGGGAATGAGGAGGATGCAAACACTGACTCCAATACCACAAGCGGACTGGACACATCAGTCATTTTACTCAGCGAGGGGGAAGTTGGTGATCACGTGCTGCTTGTAAATGAAGTGGGGGTTGGCAGCAAAATTACGTATGATGGCGCAACTCTCACAACAGAGCCCCGCCAAACAGATGAGACTTTGAGCACTGATCCTAATATCTCTGCTAGTCAACTCGTCCAAGCTTCATACTCCGATGAAAGCACCAACTCCTTTCTCAAACCACCCTTACTGCAGAGTGTTCAGGACCAAGGTGGTGATGCAGCAAACGCAGACTCCAATCAGAGTTCCTCTCCAAGCAGGAGGAGAAAGATGGGGTCGACTCGCAGGCATCCTGCACAAAGAGAAGGGGACACAGAGGAAAAACAAgaagaaataaaaaaaactgaggTGATAGAAGACAAGGGAGAGGACATGGAGTTTGAAATGTTGATGGAATCAAAGGATGGAGCTGGTAAAGAGAAGAACGAAGGAGAAAAAAGAGATGAGAATGTCCTGACCGACCTCAGCTTTTCTGTCAGTACTTTAAATCAAAAGGGACGAATGGATGGTAACGAAATAGAAAGTAGGAGACAGTCAATCGTAAATGATGAATCCATGGCAACACAACTCATTCTTCAAAGTGAATCTGAGTTGACTGATAGTAGCCGAACTCTTCACAACCCTGATTTTCCCACTGTAGAGTCCTACCTGACCAATGACACACAGAACTCAAATCCTAATGTCTCTGGTTTGCAACACGAAGAAACATCATTGGAGGTAACACTCTGTGAATCAAGAGAAGACACTGACTCCCCTCCAGATCCCGCCTCACTGCAGAGTTTTCTTGGTCCGAAAGAAACGGCAGGCGCCCCACGGAGAAAAAGGAAGATGGGTTCCACTCGCAGGGCTCCTCGAGgtagacaaggagaggagagaccagagggaaaGGAGGATGAGAAAGAAAAAGACACAGAGGTTCTAGAAGATGTAGGAGCAGTCATGATAGCAGTAGAAATTGAGTCTAGCATAGAAAAGAATGAGCTTGAGGAACTTCTAGAAAAGGTGCCCGTGGGGCAGGTGACAGAGACCATAGTAGGAGAATCTGCCTTAGAAAAGTCTGAGTTTGTAGAACTTAAAGTTAGAGAGGCGGAGGAGATAGAAGTGAATATAGCCGCTGAGAGCGAAAGCAACCAAACTTCCTGTGGTTTAGCAGCCCAAGAGTCAGGTGATATGGTTTGTATAGATTCTCATAGACTCACACAAACTGCTTACATGGAACGTCTTTCAACACCAAGCCCCGGTCTTCCTTCgaaattatctctctctctgagttccCAATCTCAGAAGGATGTTAATCAATCCAAAGCTACAGGGAAGAGAAGAAAGATGGGCTCTACCCGTCGGACACCAGGTGGACTCCACTCAGAGGAAGAAAAGCAGGAGACGGGAGAAAAGGTAACTGGGGCAGAGATTAGAGAGGAAGCCATTGGAGATCCGGACATCAATGTTATTTCGGAACGATTTCAAGAGGAGCACAGGGTTAAAGCTGTCAGTCTGGAGGACCAACAGGAGAGGAAGAGCACAGAGAAGGAGACCATATTCATAGAG GTTGTTCCCTCAAGCTCTGCTTTGAGTGGAGGAGGGTTTGAACAAGTGGCTGCAGCTCCACAGCCAGGCCATGGGAATAAAAGAGTTCAAGAAAAGGCAGAGCGTGTGGAGAAGAGCCCGGTcaccagagagaagaagaaacagcCATCTG GTACCTTAGGGAGCAATGGCTCTCGATCAAACCCCTACAACGTGGTGATGGTTGGAAACAGCAGTGTGGGCAAAACGTCCTTCATGAAGCGCTTCCAATGTGGCGAGTTCTGTATGGACCACTATGCTACCATTG GTATTGATACCTGTATACAGCCTGTGACAGTGGATGGCAGCCCAGTGACTTTACAGTTATGGGACACTGCAGGTCAAGAAAG GTATCACAGTATCACCAGGCAGGTGTTCCACAGAGCCCAGGGTCTAGTGCTGATGTATGACATCACTTCCTCTCAGAGCTTCTGTGATATCCGCTACTGGGTCAACTGCGTTCAG GAAGGGGCCCCAGATGACGTCATCGTTATACTTCTTGGGAACAAGGCCGATTGTGCTGATCTAGAACGAGAGGTTCAGACTCGTGAAGGGGAAAACCTGGCAACG GGGTACGGCATGCTCTTCATGGAGTGTAGTGCTGCCACAGGTGACAATGTGACTCTGTCTATGGAAACGCTGGCAAG GACGCTAAAGCAGTTGGGAGAGGAG
- the LOC118388783 gene encoding uncharacterized protein LOC118388783 isoform X1, which yields MSDKKSRKVKMGSSRRRPRNQDENETKNDESEMSSAQRKGVGAVSLTIQTDLYSSKGLYSTTPQFMEDVNPSLNDLAESQLSQPGNPYLLQSPDTAGKRKKMGSTRRNKGNREETDFGEKHHDETGDTGTSLELQASVVEFESHSNTEGLLGPNKIEMDTESRNQREFLLFASNTPLESDDKCKKEVGEDTEPSSEAVASYRSELLQDTPGTDSLPHLSLDLALQAVQGFAAEPIAEDWKKPEEGRQESEHAEAESSTLNISRHSSDQYLESDASTITEDFESFSNTIVLQSGKGEEKLQPDLNESKVQDINSIGPGNQEALHQRDEAEDFVDLIVEENIVLAYRPHFRQLDNVESYQPERSEDITSFLKSTPSDSSFGHDERAHTGSSFPGRRRKMGSTRRVEENGESKIRKYRYLYGEGEEAIVGKEQVCGIEETECEMSMEPKGSASGDEKEGEQMGKGNFQTEEDTENIEVIGEQLERDMGTVEGFCVKTLAKPLMLLEPEHRADDEKGEDVLIEPTPFDHVIYSFGIDDQLYNKDNRATVFIETGHIETESNSEASMAHIVDPLFQSNTEGLQSGDPFLSEEEVGDYTLLGNDSEVSDCSQIICNHALTIESDDTLSTDPNISPSQLIHTPCMEITNPFLILNPLLLQSIQGNEEDANTDSNTTSGLDTSVILLSEGEVGDHVLLVNEVGVGSKITYDGATLTTEPRQTDETLSTDPNISASQLVQASYSDESTNSFLKPPLLQSVQDQGGDAANADSNQSSSPSRRRKMGSTRRHPAQREGDTEEKQEEIKKTEVIEDKGEDMEFEMLMESKDGAGKEKNEGEKRDENVLTDLSFSVSTLNQKGRMDGNEIESRRQSIVNDESMATQLILQSESELTDSSRTLHNPDFPTVESYLTNDTQNSNPNVSGLQHEETSLEVTLCESREDTDSPPDPASLQSFLGPKETAGAPRRKRKMGSTRRAPRGRQGEERPEGKEDEKEKDTEVLEDVGAVMIAVEIESSIEKNELEELLEKVPVGQVTETIVGESALEKSEFVELKVREAEEIEVNIAAESESNQTSCGLAAQESGDMVCIDSHRLTQTAYMERLSTPSPGLPSKLSLSLSSQSQKDVNQSKATGKRRKMGSTRRTPGGLHSEEEKQETGEKVTGAEIREEAIGDPDINVISERFQEEHRVKAVSLEDQQERKSTEKETIFIEVVPSSSALSGGGFEQVAAAPQPGHGNKRVQEKAERVEKSPVTREKKKQPSGTLGSNGSRSNPYNVVMVGNSSVGKTSFMKRFQCGEFCMDHYATIGIDTCIQPVTVDGSPVTLQLWDTAGQERYHSITRQVFHRAQGLVLMYDITSSQSFCDIRYWVNCVQEGAPDDVIVILLGNKADCADLEREVQTREGENLATGYGMLFMECSAATGDNVTLSMETLARTLKQLGEETRQEEESLVLQKEPPKKKSGCC from the exons ATGTCTGACAAGAAATCAAGAAAAGTGAAAATGGGGTCGTCACGAAGACGCCCTCGGAATCAAGATGAAAATGAGACTAAGAACGATGAGTCGGAAATGTCGTCAGCGCAAAGGAAAGGAGTTGGGGCTGTTTCGTTAACCATACAAACAGACCTTTACTCATCGAAGGGCTTATATTCAACAACGCCACAATTCATGGAAGATGTTAATCCATCACTAAATGACCTCGCAGAGTCACAGCTGTCTCAACCTGGAAACCCATATCTTCTACAATCACCTGACACTGCAGGGAAGAGGAAGAAAATGGGGTCTACTCGTAGGAATAAAGGCAACCGAGAAGAGACAGACTTTGGGGAGAAGCACCATGACGAAACTGGAGACACCGGAACGTCCTTAGAACTTCAGGCATCCGTTGTGGAATTTGAGTCCCACAGTAACACTGAAGGGCTCCTGGGACCAAACAAAATTGAAATGGACACTGAGAGCAGAAATCAACGTGAGTTTCTTTTGTTTGCTTCTAACACACCCCTCGAATCAGATGACAAATGTAAAAAGGAAGTTGGTGAGGATACTGAACCTAGTAGTGAAGCTGTGGCTAGTTATAGGAGTGAATTGCTTCAAGATACTCCTGGAACTGACTCACTCCCCCATCTGTCTCTTGACCTTGCGTTGCAAGCTGTTCAGGGATTTGCTGCTGAACCCATAGCAGAGGACTGGAAGAAACCGGAAGAGGGGAGGCAGGAAAGTGAGCATGCTGAGGCGGAGTCATCCACATTAAACATCTCTAGGCATTCATCAGATCAATACCTTGAGTCAGACGCTTCAACCATTACAGAAGATTTTGAGTCATTCAGTAACACAATAGTCCTCCAAAGTGGAAAAGGAGAAGAGAAACTTCAACCTGATCTAAATGAGTCCAAAGTCCAAGATATTAACTCTATTGGACCAGGCAATCAGGAAGCATTGCACCAAAGAGATGAAGCAGAGGACTTTGTTGATCTGATAGTTGAAGAAAATATAGTACTGGCATATAGACCTCATTTTAGACAACTAGACAATGTAGAAAGCTATCAACCTGAGCGAAGTGAGGATATTACCTCCTTTTTAAAATCAACCCCCTCGGATAGCTCTTTCGGTCACGACGAACGTGCTCACACAGGATCCAGCTTTCCAGGGAGAAGAAGAAAGATGGGTTCCACTCGCAGGGTGGAAGAAAATGGAGAGAGTAAAATACGTAAATATCGGTATCTTTATGGTGAGGGTGAAGAGGCCATCGTGGGAAAAGAACAAGTGTGTGGCATCGAAGAGACTGAGTGTGAAATGTCTATGGAGCCTAAAGGCAGCGCCAGTGGAGACGAGAAGGAAGGCGAGCAGATGGGAAAGGGGAATTTCCAAACAGAGGAAGACACAGAAAACATAGAAGTGATAGGAGAGCAGTTAGAGCGGGACATGGGAACAGTGGAAGGATTCTGTGTTAAAACATTGGCAAAGCCTCTGATGTTATTGGAACCGGAGCATAGAGCAGATGATGAGAAAGGAGAGGATGTTCTGATTGAACCAACCCCTTTTGACCATGTCATCTATTCATTTGGTATTGATGATCAATTGTATAACAAAGACAACAGAGCCACTGTATTTATAGAAACTGGCCATATAGAAACTGAGAGCAACAGTGAAGCAAGCATGGCTCACATAGTTGACCCATTGTTCCAGTCCAACACTGAAGGCCTCCAATCAGGAGACCCTTTTCTCAGCGAGGAGGAAGTTGGCGACTATACGTTGCTTGGGAATGATTCTGAAGTGAGTGACTGCAGCCAAATAATATGTAATCATGCTCTTACAATAGAGTCCGATGACACCTTGAGCACTGATCCCAATATCTCTCCTAGTCAACTCATCCATACTCCATGTATGGAAATCACTAACCCCTTTCTCATTCTCAACCCACTATTACTGCAGAGTATTCAAGGGAATGAGGAGGATGCAAACACTGACTCCAATACCACAAGCGGACTGGACACATCAGTCATTTTACTCAGCGAGGGGGAAGTTGGTGATCACGTGCTGCTTGTAAATGAAGTGGGGGTTGGCAGCAAAATTACGTATGATGGCGCAACTCTCACAACAGAGCCCCGCCAAACAGATGAGACTTTGAGCACTGATCCTAATATCTCTGCTAGTCAACTCGTCCAAGCTTCATACTCCGATGAAAGCACCAACTCCTTTCTCAAACCACCCTTACTGCAGAGTGTTCAGGACCAAGGTGGTGATGCAGCAAACGCAGACTCCAATCAGAGTTCCTCTCCAAGCAGGAGGAGAAAGATGGGGTCGACTCGCAGGCATCCTGCACAAAGAGAAGGGGACACAGAGGAAAAACAAgaagaaataaaaaaaactgaggTGATAGAAGACAAGGGAGAGGACATGGAGTTTGAAATGTTGATGGAATCAAAGGATGGAGCTGGTAAAGAGAAGAACGAAGGAGAAAAAAGAGATGAGAATGTCCTGACCGACCTCAGCTTTTCTGTCAGTACTTTAAATCAAAAGGGACGAATGGATGGTAACGAAATAGAAAGTAGGAGACAGTCAATCGTAAATGATGAATCCATGGCAACACAACTCATTCTTCAAAGTGAATCTGAGTTGACTGATAGTAGCCGAACTCTTCACAACCCTGATTTTCCCACTGTAGAGTCCTACCTGACCAATGACACACAGAACTCAAATCCTAATGTCTCTGGTTTGCAACACGAAGAAACATCATTGGAGGTAACACTCTGTGAATCAAGAGAAGACACTGACTCCCCTCCAGATCCCGCCTCACTGCAGAGTTTTCTTGGTCCGAAAGAAACGGCAGGCGCCCCACGGAGAAAAAGGAAGATGGGTTCCACTCGCAGGGCTCCTCGAGgtagacaaggagaggagagaccagagggaaaGGAGGATGAGAAAGAAAAAGACACAGAGGTTCTAGAAGATGTAGGAGCAGTCATGATAGCAGTAGAAATTGAGTCTAGCATAGAAAAGAATGAGCTTGAGGAACTTCTAGAAAAGGTGCCCGTGGGGCAGGTGACAGAGACCATAGTAGGAGAATCTGCCTTAGAAAAGTCTGAGTTTGTAGAACTTAAAGTTAGAGAGGCGGAGGAGATAGAAGTGAATATAGCCGCTGAGAGCGAAAGCAACCAAACTTCCTGTGGTTTAGCAGCCCAAGAGTCAGGTGATATGGTTTGTATAGATTCTCATAGACTCACACAAACTGCTTACATGGAACGTCTTTCAACACCAAGCCCCGGTCTTCCTTCgaaattatctctctctctgagttccCAATCTCAGAAGGATGTTAATCAATCCAAAGCTACAGGGAAGAGAAGAAAGATGGGCTCTACCCGTCGGACACCAGGTGGACTCCACTCAGAGGAAGAAAAGCAGGAGACGGGAGAAAAGGTAACTGGGGCAGAGATTAGAGAGGAAGCCATTGGAGATCCGGACATCAATGTTATTTCGGAACGATTTCAAGAGGAGCACAGGGTTAAAGCTGTCAGTCTGGAGGACCAACAGGAGAGGAAGAGCACAGAGAAGGAGACCATATTCATAGAG GTTGTTCCCTCAAGCTCTGCTTTGAGTGGAGGAGGGTTTGAACAAGTGGCTGCAGCTCCACAGCCAGGCCATGGGAATAAAAGAGTTCAAGAAAAGGCAGAGCGTGTGGAGAAGAGCCCGGTcaccagagagaagaagaaacagcCATCTG GTACCTTAGGGAGCAATGGCTCTCGATCAAACCCCTACAACGTGGTGATGGTTGGAAACAGCAGTGTGGGCAAAACGTCCTTCATGAAGCGCTTCCAATGTGGCGAGTTCTGTATGGACCACTATGCTACCATTG GTATTGATACCTGTATACAGCCTGTGACAGTGGATGGCAGCCCAGTGACTTTACAGTTATGGGACACTGCAGGTCAAGAAAG GTATCACAGTATCACCAGGCAGGTGTTCCACAGAGCCCAGGGTCTAGTGCTGATGTATGACATCACTTCCTCTCAGAGCTTCTGTGATATCCGCTACTGGGTCAACTGCGTTCAG GAAGGGGCCCCAGATGACGTCATCGTTATACTTCTTGGGAACAAGGCCGATTGTGCTGATCTAGAACGAGAGGTTCAGACTCGTGAAGGGGAAAACCTGGCAACG GGGTACGGCATGCTCTTCATGGAGTGTAGTGCTGCCACAGGTGACAATGTGACTCTGTCTATGGAAACGCTGGCAAG GACGCTAAAGCAGTTGGGAGAGGAG